TCGACAGCTGCGAGCGATCCGCATCGTCTGAATGACTTTCTATATTCGCTCGTGCAGCACTTCGTGGTCCGTAACGTGACGACGCTCCTCAATCTCGAGTCGGCGCCTGGTGTTACAGGCAGACGAGAGGAAGAGCAACGGTGGAGTTACATGTCCGATAACGTGTTGGTCCTGGAGCGGGGTGAAGGCCTGGCCGGGGAGCGTACAATACGAGTAGTGAAGACACGCAACAGCGATCACGACCCGTTGCCACACCGCGTGGAAATCCGTCGTGATGGCGTTCACGTCGTCTGACTCGATGAGCCAGCGTGGATGTGACCCTGCGGAAGACTACCGGCTTCTGATGAAATGATGGACGACATGGAACGGCCCGGCCGTATCGAGGACCTCCACCAGCTGACTCGACTCAGTCGGGAATTCACGTACGCGCGATCGCTCGATGAGATTCTCGATCTGGCGGTCTCACAGTCGGCGCATCTGATGCGGTCCGAGAAGGCGGTGCTGCTGCTCACGGATGACGACGGACTGCTCCGCGTGCGTGCGTCGATAGGAGTCGATGCGGAAATCGTCGAGCGTTTCAGACAGCCGGCGAACGAGGCCCTGGTGAGTCGGTTGCGTGGCTTGCTGGGTGCCAACCTGGCGGGTGGCTTCGTCGGTGTTCCGCTGGTGTCGCATGGAAACGTCGTCGGGCTTCTGGCCACGGTGCGGCCGGATGGACTCCCGGTATCGGAAGATGACGAGTGGTTGCTCGCTGCGCTGGCGGACCAGATTGCCGCGCCGCTCGAAAACGCGCGCCTCGCGAAACAGCTCGAGAGTTCCGCGCTGCTCGCCGAAAACGTGCGCCTTTATGAAGCGGAGCACGAAGCGCGCGTCGTTGCCGAGGTTGCGCTTCGCGAAGCCGAATCCGCTCGCGACGCCGCGTTGCAAGCCGACACGAGCAAGACGTCGTTTCTCGCGGCGATGAGTCATGAGCTGCGCACGCCGCTGAACGCAATCGGCGGCTACGTCGAGCTGCTGGAGATGGGATTACGAGGTCCGATCACCGTCGAGCAGGCAGACGACCTCAGGCGCATCAAGGCGAGCCAGGCTCACTTGTTGCGCCTCATAACGGAGGTGCTCGATTTCGCACGACTCGGCTCCGGACATACCGAACTGCATTTCGACGACGTCGATCTGCACGAGATCCTGCGAGAAGCTGAAATAATGACCATGCCGCAGGCGAGAGCGCGGGGAATCGAGTACGCATACGAGCCGCTCGACTGTCGTGTCATCGTGCGTGCCGATCCGCACAGGCTGCAACAGATTGTACTCAACCTTCTCACCAACGCAATCAAGTTCACCGAGCCCGGCGGAGCGATACGCATGACGTGCGGACCCGTGAGCGGTGGATCAACAGGACAGAAACGTGTGCGCGTCTCCGTGCAGGATACAGGGCGCGGCATACCACCCGATCAGATCGATGGCATATGGCAGCCGTTCGTTCAGGTCGGGCGGAAACTCAATCATCCGAGCGAGGGTGTCGGCCTGGGGCTGGCAATCAGCCGGGATCTCGCGCGACGGCTTGGTGGCGAGTTGAGTGTCACCAGCGAATTGGGCCGCGGGTCGGAGTTCACACTCACGTTGCCCGTGCTACGAATGGGGCAGTGATTCGGTCGACAGCATCATGGTCGCGGTGCTGGTCGTAAGAACTGTGCGTACTGATTCGATGGATGGCTGGAAGATGGAGAACTGGTCCGCGTCCGCGAATACGGTGGTAAAGTCCAGCGGGGTGAACGCGCGCGCCATTCGCTGTGCGTAGGTAGTGTGGAGCAGCCGGACATAATGGTCCACGGAATAATCGCGCGGATCCTGATCCGCGCTCTCGTCCTCGTGCGAAGTGAGGAGCCCGTACTCGCCGTTCTGCTTGCGGTACACGCGAATGCGGTCCCCGACGCTCCACGTCGTCCGGCCCGCACTCAACAGTGCCTCGTATGGAATCTCGCGACGCTTCGCTCTGGTCGCGAGATAATCCTGCGGCGGTTTGGAGAGGCGGAGTCGCGCCGATACATCATGCGTCGAGAGAAGCCGCGTCTGAAGCGCGGCGACAGTCGCGAGATATGCACGCCGAACGCCCGGCACATCGCCGGCGAGCAGTCGTGCGATCGCCTGCCGCAGGAATGCCTCGCCAAACGGCTCAGAGCGGCTCGATCTGAAGGCGACGCCTCTCAGCAATAGCGTTCCATCGTAGCCGAGCAGTGCATAATTCTTGGGCTCGTGTGACAGCATGGCTGCGTAGCGTCCCTCGAATTCGAGCTGGACCAGTGGCGGTAGCAGCGTTGCGACATCCGCGACGACGCGGCGCTCATCCGCTTCATTCCAGCTTGCAGGCACCGCGAAATACACGCCGT
The window above is part of the Gemmatimonadota bacterium genome. Proteins encoded here:
- a CDS encoding ATP-binding protein, which encodes MDDMERPGRIEDLHQLTRLSREFTYARSLDEILDLAVSQSAHLMRSEKAVLLLTDDDGLLRVRASIGVDAEIVERFRQPANEALVSRLRGLLGANLAGGFVGVPLVSHGNVVGLLATVRPDGLPVSEDDEWLLAALADQIAAPLENARLAKQLESSALLAENVRLYEAEHEARVVAEVALREAESARDAALQADTSKTSFLAAMSHELRTPLNAIGGYVELLEMGLRGPITVEQADDLRRIKASQAHLLRLITEVLDFARLGSGHTELHFDDVDLHEILREAEIMTMPQARARGIEYAYEPLDCRVIVRADPHRLQQIVLNLLTNAIKFTEPGGAIRMTCGPVSGGSTGQKRVRVSVQDTGRGIPPDQIDGIWQPFVQVGRKLNHPSEGVGLGLAISRDLARRLGGELSVTSELGRGSEFTLTLPVLRMGQ